Proteins co-encoded in one Waddlia chondrophila WSU 86-1044 genomic window:
- a CDS encoding RrF2 family transcriptional regulator codes for MLSSTSEYALRIMVILAHQKENSFLKGKELAKETKVSEAYSAKILQLLNRAGLVQAQKGLGGGYLLSRSADEISLFDIINAVDPFTRFDECPLGIAEHKTLCPLHRKLDNVYADFQKIFKDCSLSTFSKNREQPVLCTHGKKKS; via the coding sequence ATGTTATCAAGTACTTCGGAATATGCCTTGCGCATCATGGTAATTTTAGCTCATCAAAAAGAGAATTCATTTCTAAAAGGGAAAGAACTTGCTAAAGAAACAAAAGTCTCAGAGGCTTACTCTGCGAAAATTTTGCAATTATTGAATAGAGCGGGTTTAGTTCAAGCTCAAAAAGGATTGGGAGGAGGATATCTTTTAAGCAGGTCTGCAGATGAGATTTCTTTATTCGACATCATCAATGCAGTTGATCCGTTTACAAGATTTGATGAATGCCCTCTTGGCATTGCTGAGCACAAGACATTATGTCCTCTTCATAGAAAATTAGACAACGTATACGCCGATTTTCAAAAAATTTTCAAAGATTGCTCGTTAAGTACTTTTTCAAAAAATCGTGAACAACCTGTTTTATGTACACATGGAAAGAAAAAATCGTAA
- a CDS encoding ISAs1 family transposase, producing the protein MSKRKPRQIDYSLEELEEFQESIFQAFADVQDPRVLTGAIRHKLIDILFITLCAVLCGADKIKEVAVYAEERETWLTNVLKLENGVPHYSTFWWTFVMLDPTEFHNGFSKWISTLVRQDDNQVYAIDGKALRGTAIKGRPNSFIHTVSLWACGQQLTLGQVKVKDKSNEITAIPKLLEMIDITGATITIDAMGTQTAIAAQIIEDGGEYILALKGNQSSLHDEVSNYFIQAQQVEFEGVDHQSYHMIEEGHGRLEKRSFFVTEDIDWLPDYDRWKKLKTIILLKTERTIDSVTSTELRMYISSLPADARRIAYAIRSHWGIESCHWILDIAFREDTLRARIGHIAENLSFIRKMALILLKQEKQTKGGIELKRKKASWNPDYLLKLMNVKF; encoded by the coding sequence ATGTCAAAAAGAAAACCGAGGCAGATTGATTATTCCCTTGAGGAGTTAGAAGAGTTTCAAGAATCGATTTTTCAAGCGTTTGCAGATGTGCAAGATCCCCGTGTTTTGACTGGAGCTATACGACACAAATTGATCGACATTCTTTTCATTACGTTGTGTGCAGTTCTTTGCGGTGCCGACAAAATTAAAGAGGTTGCAGTCTATGCAGAGGAGCGAGAAACATGGTTGACAAATGTACTTAAACTTGAAAATGGGGTACCACACTACAGCACATTTTGGTGGACTTTCGTTATGCTCGATCCCACCGAATTTCATAATGGGTTTTCAAAATGGATTTCCACACTGGTAAGGCAAGATGACAATCAAGTATATGCGATCGATGGAAAGGCTTTGAGAGGTACTGCAATCAAGGGTCGACCAAATTCTTTTATTCACACAGTCAGCCTCTGGGCATGTGGTCAACAACTTACGTTAGGGCAGGTAAAAGTAAAAGACAAATCCAATGAAATCACAGCGATCCCAAAATTATTGGAAATGATCGACATAACTGGCGCAACGATAACGATTGACGCAATGGGAACCCAAACTGCGATTGCAGCACAGATCATTGAAGATGGTGGCGAATATATTCTGGCATTGAAGGGAAATCAGTCATCTCTTCATGACGAGGTATCGAATTATTTTATTCAAGCGCAGCAAGTAGAGTTTGAAGGCGTTGATCATCAATCATATCACATGATAGAGGAAGGGCACGGAAGATTAGAAAAACGTTCATTTTTTGTGACGGAAGATATCGATTGGCTGCCGGATTATGATCGATGGAAGAAGTTAAAAACGATTATTCTCCTGAAGACAGAACGAACGATAGATAGTGTCACTTCCACGGAGCTACGGATGTATATTTCAAGTCTGCCAGCCGATGCACGTCGTATTGCATATGCGATCCGATCGCACTGGGGAATAGAAAGTTGTCACTGGATTCTTGACATAGCATTTAGGGAAGATACATTGAGGGCACGAATCGGACATATAGCTGAAAATCTATCTTTCATACGCAAGATGGCGCTTATTTTGCTGAAGCAGGAAAAGCAAACAAAAGGGGGGATAGAACTCAAACGAAAGAAAGCGAGCTGGAATCCTGACTATCTTCTGAAACTAATGAATGTCAAATTTTAA
- a CDS encoding M23 family metallopeptidase, with protein sequence MNKSWIFLLCASLSLASCQDRKENCSKHNEDQFTPILAEIFEPTPPFPGTDNKYHLLYGLRLTNAGNLPAQLESIEVLDGCEGKVVQAFSGNDLLSNLAHLNATPAESGNFDIDSSRIFFVKLAFDQKEKIPGSLKHRLKLKGSAGPGSKSQSSLTYEAGSFCVCKKDLPALALPLRGKGWIVFNGCCSSAGAHQNSLLPVNGTLYNAQRYAIDFMKLDDKGTLYSGDPSVPSNWHCYNEKVYAVEDGLVISVLEGLEDQPPGALPDPNSITLKTVTGNHIILKLSSGVYAFYAHLKKGSIRVKEGNSVSKGDEIARVGNSGNTSAPHLHLHLMDAPSPIGSNPVAYTYDRFKLAGLIEENSFYEHENLDALQVITIPDEWRNHQLPLDLNILESD encoded by the coding sequence ATGAATAAGAGCTGGATATTTTTACTTTGCGCCTCCTTAAGCTTGGCCAGCTGCCAAGACAGAAAGGAAAACTGTTCTAAACACAACGAAGATCAATTCACCCCCATCCTGGCTGAAATTTTCGAACCAACCCCTCCCTTCCCCGGAACAGACAATAAATACCACCTCCTTTACGGGCTTCGTCTGACAAATGCAGGAAACCTTCCTGCTCAACTGGAATCTATCGAAGTCTTGGATGGCTGCGAAGGAAAAGTTGTACAAGCTTTTTCAGGAAACGATCTGCTCAGCAATTTAGCCCACCTCAACGCAACGCCGGCTGAGTCCGGCAACTTCGATATCGATTCCTCAAGAATATTTTTCGTAAAGCTGGCATTTGATCAAAAAGAAAAGATCCCCGGCTCACTTAAGCACCGCCTGAAGCTTAAGGGCTCTGCAGGACCGGGAAGCAAATCGCAATCATCGCTGACTTATGAAGCAGGATCTTTCTGCGTCTGCAAAAAAGACCTCCCAGCGCTTGCTCTTCCCTTGAGAGGTAAAGGATGGATCGTGTTCAATGGATGCTGCTCGTCTGCAGGAGCCCACCAAAATTCATTGCTGCCCGTCAATGGCACTTTATACAATGCTCAACGGTATGCGATCGATTTCATGAAGCTAGACGACAAGGGGACTTTGTACAGCGGAGACCCCTCCGTTCCTTCCAACTGGCACTGCTACAATGAAAAAGTCTACGCGGTTGAGGACGGCTTAGTCATCAGTGTACTGGAAGGATTGGAAGACCAGCCCCCCGGCGCTTTACCCGATCCCAACTCAATCACACTAAAAACAGTGACCGGAAACCATATTATTCTCAAGCTCAGCTCAGGTGTGTACGCTTTCTACGCCCATCTTAAGAAGGGAAGCATTCGAGTAAAAGAAGGCAATTCAGTATCCAAAGGAGATGAGATTGCTAGAGTAGGCAACTCTGGCAACACGTCAGCTCCTCATCTGCATCTGCATTTGATGGATGCACCTTCTCCCATAGGCTCAAATCCTGTCGCTTACACTTACGATCGTTTCAAGCTCGCCGGCTTGATTGAGGAAAATAGTTTTTATGAACATGAAAATTTGGACGCTCTCCAAGTGATCACCATTCCGGATGAATGGCGGAACCATCAACTGCCTCTCGATCTCAATATTTTAGAATCAGATTGA
- a CDS encoding alpha-ketoacid dehydrogenase subunit beta produces the protein MPEMTIIQSLNHTLHEEFARDERLISFGEDAGAFGGVFRVTEGLQEKFGEERVFDTPLAEQGIVGFAIGIAQNGLKPICEIQFADYIFPAYDQIVNEMAKMRYRTANQYSAPVVIRTPCGGGIHGGHYHSQSPAAQFLHTPGLIVICVSGPYDAKGLLTAAIECNDPVLFFEPKRIYRSVKEEVPLERYTIPIGKADLARQGKDITLIGWGAQHHQNMAAAEELAQEGIDVEVLNLRTLNPLDEPAIVASVQKTGRCVVADEAPKTMSFAAEIAATIMEKCFLSLEAPVERCCGLDTPFPHTLEHEYLPDAYKVRQAVIDTLEY, from the coding sequence ATGCCGGAAATGACGATCATCCAATCGCTTAATCATACGCTGCACGAGGAATTTGCTCGCGATGAGCGGTTGATTTCATTTGGCGAGGATGCAGGCGCTTTTGGAGGCGTTTTTCGTGTCACAGAAGGATTGCAGGAAAAATTTGGCGAGGAGCGTGTTTTTGATACTCCGCTTGCAGAACAGGGAATCGTTGGATTTGCCATCGGTATTGCACAAAATGGTTTGAAGCCGATCTGCGAAATTCAATTCGCCGATTATATTTTTCCGGCGTATGATCAAATTGTCAACGAGATGGCTAAAATGCGGTACCGGACGGCGAATCAGTACTCTGCACCAGTAGTGATCCGTACGCCGTGTGGAGGAGGAATTCATGGAGGGCATTACCACTCCCAGTCGCCGGCAGCTCAGTTTTTACATACGCCAGGCTTGATTGTGATTTGCGTGTCGGGACCTTATGATGCAAAAGGTTTACTGACAGCTGCCATTGAATGCAATGATCCTGTGCTTTTTTTCGAACCTAAGCGGATTTATCGGTCAGTCAAAGAAGAGGTGCCTTTAGAGCGTTATACGATTCCTATAGGCAAAGCGGATTTGGCGCGGCAGGGGAAAGACATCACGCTCATTGGTTGGGGAGCGCAGCACCATCAGAACATGGCCGCTGCTGAGGAACTTGCGCAAGAGGGAATCGATGTTGAGGTGCTCAACTTGCGTACGTTGAATCCTTTGGATGAGCCTGCGATTGTTGCTTCTGTGCAAAAGACAGGGCGCTGCGTGGTGGCTGACGAAGCGCCTAAAACAATGAGTTTTGCAGCGGAGATTGCTGCAACGATTATGGAAAAATGTTTTTTATCCCTCGAAGCTCCGGTTGAAAGATGCTGTGGTCTCGATACGCCTTTCCCACATACGCTTGAACATGAATATCTTCCGGATGCCTACAAAGTCAGGCAGGCGGTGATTGACACACTGGAGTACTGA
- a CDS encoding thiamine pyrophosphate-dependent dehydrogenase E1 component subunit alpha, producing the protein MKIPTIAYLSAEGKLSSSCKTKIPEKSLLKGYRIMCLTRHNDERMITLQRQGVISFAMSSKGEECCAVASAAALKASDWMYPQYREAGIVFWRGMSVEDYVNHMFCNAKDIILGRQMPNHFGSRELNIVTVSSPIGTKIPHAAGSAYAMRVKKEKNVAICYFGEGASSEGDFHVGLTFAAVRKAPVIFFCRNNGYAISTPTSKQFGSEGVAPEGIGHGITTYRVDGNDFFAVYETVLNARKECIQGKGPVLIEAMTYRMGAHSTSDDPSRYRDDKECRKWEKRCPILRLKRYLEKKKLWNEEEEKKLQKKIKQEVDAAIAAAKEVLPPSLETLIQDVYFAPTPRLREQLQELKRFFPGRQ; encoded by the coding sequence ATGAAGATACCAACGATTGCTTACTTAAGCGCAGAAGGAAAACTCTCAAGCTCTTGCAAGACTAAAATTCCGGAAAAGAGCTTGTTGAAAGGTTATCGCATCATGTGTCTGACACGGCACAATGATGAACGGATGATCACTTTGCAGAGGCAGGGTGTGATCTCTTTTGCGATGAGCTCCAAGGGGGAAGAGTGTTGTGCAGTTGCCAGTGCTGCTGCATTGAAAGCTTCTGACTGGATGTACCCGCAGTATCGCGAAGCAGGGATTGTCTTTTGGCGCGGAATGAGCGTGGAGGACTATGTCAACCACATGTTTTGCAACGCTAAAGATATCATCTTGGGAAGGCAGATGCCTAATCACTTCGGTTCAAGGGAGCTCAACATCGTCACCGTCTCATCGCCAATCGGAACGAAAATTCCCCATGCGGCAGGTTCTGCTTACGCAATGAGGGTGAAAAAAGAGAAAAACGTTGCGATTTGCTATTTTGGCGAAGGGGCGTCTTCAGAAGGGGATTTTCATGTTGGCCTTACCTTTGCTGCTGTTAGAAAAGCACCTGTAATTTTCTTTTGCCGCAATAATGGCTATGCGATTTCTACGCCGACTTCAAAGCAGTTTGGCTCCGAAGGCGTTGCTCCGGAGGGGATTGGGCATGGCATCACAACTTACCGTGTAGACGGCAACGATTTTTTTGCTGTTTATGAAACAGTTTTAAACGCGCGCAAAGAGTGTATTCAGGGAAAAGGGCCTGTGTTGATCGAAGCGATGACGTACCGCATGGGGGCGCACTCCACTTCGGATGATCCTTCTCGCTATCGGGATGATAAAGAGTGTAGGAAGTGGGAGAAGAGGTGTCCCATTTTGAGGTTGAAGCGCTACTTGGAAAAGAAAAAGTTATGGAATGAAGAGGAAGAGAAGAAGTTGCAGAAAAAGATAAAACAAGAAGTGGATGCGGCGATTGCCGCAGCAAAAGAGGTGCTTCCTCCTTCTTTGGAGACATTGATTCAGGATGTATATTTTGCGCCGACACCTCGTTTGCGCGAACAATTACAGGAACTCAAACGTTTTTTCCCAGGAAGACAGTGA
- a CDS encoding PIG-L family deacetylase → MRNLIFFFLITIGSLQAHPKILCVVAHPDDETLFAATVYAITHHLKGTVDVVMITNGEGGYKYSTLAEPYYNLKLTREEIGRAALPSIRKQEALNGGKIMGVRHYYFFNEVDHRYTLNEKEVFQGIWNISTIENKLANLMKCHRYDAVFTMLPTQQTHGHHKAATLIALNAVLKLPEKCRPVILAAAISDEANPAQPFEELPGYPQTKMTPTKPIVFFNKRKTFGFKNQLDYQIIVNWVIAEHKSQGAMQQLMNKGDRENFYFFALNNLDRLQWIQQLFQKLGEDHYEKVLYPDSDSSHHLHFCQDHQNS, encoded by the coding sequence ATGAGAAATCTCATTTTCTTTTTTCTTATCACGATTGGATCTCTACAAGCTCATCCAAAAATTCTCTGCGTCGTGGCACACCCGGATGATGAAACTCTTTTTGCCGCCACCGTCTACGCAATCACTCATCACCTGAAAGGCACAGTAGATGTCGTCATGATCACAAACGGAGAAGGAGGCTACAAATACTCTACTCTTGCAGAACCCTATTACAACTTGAAGCTAACTAGAGAAGAAATAGGAAGAGCTGCATTGCCCTCCATCCGGAAACAAGAAGCATTGAACGGCGGAAAAATCATGGGTGTGCGCCACTATTACTTTTTCAACGAAGTAGATCACAGATACACGCTGAATGAGAAGGAAGTCTTTCAGGGAATTTGGAACATCTCCACCATAGAGAACAAACTAGCCAATCTGATGAAATGCCACCGCTATGACGCAGTCTTTACCATGCTTCCAACGCAGCAAACACATGGACATCACAAAGCCGCAACTTTGATCGCTCTCAACGCTGTCCTAAAACTGCCCGAAAAATGCCGACCAGTCATTCTAGCCGCTGCGATCTCAGATGAAGCGAACCCCGCTCAACCTTTTGAAGAACTACCCGGATATCCTCAAACGAAGATGACCCCTACTAAACCGATCGTTTTTTTTAATAAACGAAAGACATTCGGCTTCAAAAACCAGCTTGATTATCAGATCATTGTCAATTGGGTAATCGCAGAACACAAATCGCAAGGCGCCATGCAACAATTGATGAACAAAGGCGATAGAGAAAATTTTTACTTTTTTGCATTAAACAACCTCGATCGCTTACAGTGGATCCAGCAATTGTTCCAAAAACTTGGAGAGGATCATTATGAAAAAGTCCTTTACCCTGATTCTGATTCTTCTCACCACCTGCATTTCTGCCAAGACCATCAAAATTCTTGA
- a CDS encoding arginase, translated as MKKSFTLILILLTTCISAKTIKILEVPSEIGADKRGASLGPRAIEIAAINTNSDFFHQHATTKIEPENQALYLKQTTPYAKNINAFAKVMEKTSTSVAQIMREKNTFLIVIAGDHSTAAGTLAGMKKAFPKQRIGVIWIDAHADLHSPYTTPSGNLQRMPVAIALSEDNHLKKKNKPDSETIVLWEKIKEIGGPNRNIQPSDLVYLTVRDKDPQEEFLMRKYNLKNYPLEDIRGKGIEEVISEILRRLRHCDVIYLSFDVNSMNSPISQGTDTPAANGLTKKEAENLLLGFCASPKVRCLEFAEVNPLLDQQNQMAETIFHMIHAISREVEK; from the coding sequence ATGAAAAAGTCCTTTACCCTGATTCTGATTCTTCTCACCACCTGCATTTCTGCCAAGACCATCAAAATTCTTGAAGTTCCCTCCGAAATTGGAGCCGACAAACGAGGCGCCAGCTTAGGACCCAGAGCAATCGAAATTGCAGCAATCAATACAAACAGCGATTTTTTTCATCAACATGCGACAACAAAAATCGAACCTGAAAACCAAGCACTTTACCTAAAACAAACGACTCCATACGCTAAAAACATCAACGCTTTTGCAAAAGTGATGGAAAAAACCTCTACCTCCGTCGCTCAAATCATGCGAGAAAAAAACACCTTCTTAATCGTGATTGCCGGCGACCATAGCACAGCTGCAGGAACCCTGGCAGGAATGAAGAAAGCTTTTCCTAAACAGAGGATAGGCGTTATCTGGATAGACGCTCATGCAGATCTCCATTCCCCCTATACCACTCCTTCAGGAAACCTCCAAAGAATGCCAGTCGCTATTGCTCTAAGCGAAGACAATCATCTGAAAAAAAAGAACAAACCAGATAGCGAAACAATCGTACTATGGGAAAAAATCAAAGAGATCGGCGGACCCAATCGCAATATCCAACCTTCCGATCTTGTCTATTTGACTGTCAGAGATAAAGACCCTCAAGAAGAATTCCTCATGCGAAAATACAATCTGAAAAATTACCCTTTAGAAGATATCCGCGGAAAAGGAATAGAGGAAGTGATCTCAGAAATTCTCCGCAGGCTGCGGCATTGCGACGTCATCTATCTTTCATTCGATGTGAACAGCATGAATTCTCCCATTTCTCAAGGAACAGACACTCCCGCAGCTAATGGCCTCACTAAAAAGGAAGCTGAAAATCTTCTACTGGGCTTTTGCGCTTCTCCAAAGGTCCGCTGCCTCGAATTTGCTGAGGTGAATCCCCTCCTCGATCAACAAAATCAAATGGCTGAAACCATCTTTCACATGATTCATGCAATCTCTCGGGAAGTTGAAAAATAA
- a CDS encoding DUF488 domain-containing protein — protein MKIHLHRIYEEDGPHGYRVLVDRLWPRGISREKADLDAHWKELAPSDHLRKWFGHDPEKWKGFRKEYLSELSLLKERAKELLKNIPGHQLVLLYAAKDKKHTHALILKEYLEKLE, from the coding sequence ATGAAAATTCATCTTCACCGCATCTATGAAGAGGACGGCCCGCATGGATATCGCGTTCTCGTTGACCGCCTATGGCCTCGCGGTATTTCCCGCGAGAAAGCAGACCTGGACGCTCACTGGAAAGAATTGGCACCAAGCGACCACTTACGAAAATGGTTTGGCCACGATCCTGAGAAATGGAAGGGGTTCCGCAAAGAATATTTGTCTGAACTGTCCTTGCTCAAAGAGAGGGCTAAAGAACTGCTGAAAAACATTCCTGGTCATCAACTAGTTCTTTTATACGCTGCTAAAGACAAAAAGCACACACACGCACTGATCCTAAAAGAGTATCTCGAAAAGTTAGAGTAA
- the hmpA gene encoding NO-inducible flavohemoprotein, which yields MLSQQTIDLVKSTVPILQEQGETLTKYFYKRMFSQNPEVAPYFNSANQTEGAQQRALAEAICTYAANIDNLNALKETLEQIAHKHASLMIKPQHYPIVGANLLASIREVLGEDATDDVIHAWSHAYDFLANILTGREKQIYNSNAKKTGGWEGFRRFNVEKKEAESSVITSFYLKPADGNPLPKYLPGQYITVRIPTPDGSTTMRNYSLSDKPGQDHFRISVKREIGIRSNTPKGYVSHKLHDEINVGDVLEIGPPCGEFFLDAENHGEHPLVLLAAGVGITPILSILKTAVETMPKREIVFIHGCLNEKVQAFKSTIDQLAKDHSKLKIHYRYSNPETEGVKREGNCSTGFVDAELIDSLIPDRYAEYYFCGPEFFMINIYQNLMAWGIPNSQLHFEFFGPRQQLEQMATV from the coding sequence ATGCTTTCTCAACAAACAATCGATCTTGTTAAATCCACAGTTCCTATTTTACAGGAACAGGGAGAAACTCTGACAAAATATTTTTACAAACGCATGTTCTCTCAAAACCCTGAAGTGGCTCCCTATTTCAACTCTGCCAACCAAACAGAAGGTGCACAGCAGAGGGCTCTGGCTGAAGCCATTTGCACTTACGCAGCTAATATCGACAATTTGAACGCACTGAAAGAAACGCTTGAACAGATCGCTCATAAACATGCATCTCTGATGATCAAACCTCAGCATTATCCAATAGTCGGAGCTAATCTTCTAGCTTCAATCCGTGAAGTACTCGGAGAAGACGCAACAGACGATGTGATTCACGCATGGAGCCATGCTTATGATTTTCTGGCAAATATTCTGACTGGACGGGAAAAGCAGATTTACAACAGCAATGCTAAGAAAACAGGAGGTTGGGAAGGGTTTAGACGCTTCAATGTTGAAAAAAAAGAAGCGGAAAGCAGTGTAATCACATCCTTTTATCTGAAACCTGCAGATGGCAATCCATTGCCTAAATACCTTCCTGGTCAATATATCACTGTGCGCATTCCAACGCCGGACGGATCGACAACCATGCGCAATTACAGCTTGTCAGATAAACCCGGACAAGATCATTTCCGCATCAGCGTTAAAAGAGAAATCGGTATCAGAAGCAATACTCCCAAAGGATATGTTTCTCATAAGCTTCATGATGAAATTAACGTTGGCGATGTTCTTGAAATTGGCCCGCCATGCGGTGAATTCTTCCTGGACGCAGAAAACCATGGAGAACATCCTCTGGTTCTTCTTGCAGCTGGCGTTGGCATTACACCGATACTGAGCATCTTAAAAACAGCTGTTGAAACGATGCCAAAACGTGAGATCGTTTTTATTCACGGCTGCTTAAATGAAAAAGTTCAGGCATTTAAAAGCACAATCGATCAACTGGCAAAAGACCACTCAAAGCTAAAAATTCATTATCGTTACAGCAATCCAGAAACAGAAGGAGTCAAACGAGAAGGAAATTGTTCAACAGGTTTTGTAGATGCAGAGTTAATTGATTCCCTCATACCTGACCGCTATGCAGAGTATTATTTCTGCGGTCCGGAATTCTTTATGATCAACATTTATCAAAATCTTATGGCATGGGGCATCCCCAACTCTCAGCTTCATTTCGAATTCTTTGGTCCCAGACAACAACTCGAACAAATGGCAACAGTATGA
- a CDS encoding dihydrolipoamide acetyltransferase family protein — translation MPQMFTVTLPDIGEGVVEGEVVEWLKRVGDELEQDEPVVVVMTDKATVELPAPHPGILSKQYLQAGEIAVKDRPLYEIELEGEVSGKPEKETPKIVPLKKQKRRTELRGVKALATPSVRKIAKEMGVDLNQVIGTGKDGRVLAEDLKQSMDRVPHRDDDEEVAWIGVRGMMARKMAESKKLIPHFSYFEKVDAGRLLKLHANVKKQGEKEGMRVTFMPYFIRALSLTIREFPELNSSLDGQTLLIHKHHNIGIAMSTEQGLIVPVLKNVEEKSFEEVVRSYEAFKNKKPFEPVDMKEGTITISNFGVFGNGGVWATPIINPPESAILAINRIQKQPVVRQGGVEIADLLDLSWSFDHRVIDGSLASKISHHFAKLIENPAHLL, via the coding sequence ATGCCGCAGATGTTTACTGTCACATTGCCGGATATTGGCGAAGGAGTCGTTGAAGGAGAAGTGGTTGAGTGGCTTAAAAGAGTGGGCGATGAGCTAGAGCAGGACGAGCCTGTCGTCGTTGTCATGACTGATAAGGCCACAGTCGAGCTTCCGGCGCCCCATCCCGGCATCTTATCCAAACAGTATTTGCAAGCAGGTGAAATAGCCGTTAAGGACCGTCCTCTTTATGAAATCGAGTTGGAAGGGGAGGTAAGTGGCAAGCCTGAAAAAGAAACCCCTAAAATTGTGCCGTTGAAGAAGCAGAAGAGGAGAACGGAGCTGCGAGGAGTGAAAGCATTGGCAACACCTTCAGTGCGTAAGATAGCAAAAGAGATGGGAGTCGACTTGAATCAAGTGATCGGGACAGGCAAGGATGGCAGGGTATTAGCTGAAGATTTGAAGCAGTCGATGGATAGAGTTCCTCACAGGGATGACGATGAAGAAGTCGCTTGGATTGGGGTGCGTGGGATGATGGCGAGAAAAATGGCGGAATCAAAAAAATTGATCCCGCATTTTTCCTATTTTGAGAAAGTGGATGCCGGAAGGTTGCTCAAACTGCATGCCAATGTGAAGAAACAGGGAGAGAAGGAGGGGATGCGTGTCACATTCATGCCCTATTTTATTCGGGCTTTATCTTTGACGATTCGTGAATTTCCCGAGTTGAATAGCTCTTTGGACGGGCAAACGCTTTTGATCCACAAGCACCACAACATCGGGATCGCCATGAGTACTGAACAGGGGCTGATTGTTCCAGTATTGAAAAACGTGGAGGAAAAGTCGTTTGAAGAGGTGGTTCGTTCTTATGAAGCGTTCAAGAATAAGAAGCCTTTCGAGCCTGTGGATATGAAAGAGGGGACGATCACGATCAGTAATTTTGGTGTATTTGGCAATGGGGGAGTTTGGGCGACTCCGATCATTAATCCTCCAGAGTCTGCGATCTTAGCCATCAACCGCATCCAAAAACAGCCTGTGGTACGTCAGGGAGGCGTAGAGATTGCCGATCTTTTAGATCTTTCCTGGAGCTTCGACCATCGAGTGATTGATGGCAGTTTGGCTTCTAAAATCTCCCACCATTTTGCGAAGTTGATTGAAAACCCTGCGCACTTACTCTAA
- a CDS encoding class I SAM-dependent methyltransferase, giving the protein MNQNTLFLPLITDNEDKSFPLKNRIRKNYRHLRKWANRTKTNCFRIYDRDIKEYPLAIDFYDGRFCVQFFSFDHDNDNAPEELVKEINDVLNSIFGTAPGLIYWRSRIKRRKFEQYEKQAEEKDFFTVLEYGAKFKVNLQDYLDTGLFLDHRETRQMAASLSKGKRLLNLFSYTSSFSVHAALAGAAFTKSVDLSNTYTEWSKNNFILNDIAAKNHPIVRADCLKFLEEEVRSNNRYDVIVIDPPTISRSKKMGKMFDVQKDYTFLMTMGLKLLSKEGVILFSTNSRKFLFDSSLFPHCFIQEISHKTIPLDFHQKKIHRCWKLSTSCI; this is encoded by the coding sequence ATGAATCAAAACACTTTATTTCTTCCTCTGATTACCGATAACGAGGATAAAAGCTTTCCTCTGAAAAATCGGATTCGCAAAAACTACCGCCATCTGCGCAAATGGGCCAATCGCACAAAGACAAACTGTTTTCGAATCTACGACCGCGATATAAAAGAGTATCCACTTGCCATCGATTTTTATGATGGCCGCTTCTGCGTCCAGTTTTTCTCGTTTGACCACGACAATGACAACGCTCCGGAAGAACTGGTCAAGGAAATCAATGATGTGCTTAACTCTATTTTCGGAACTGCGCCAGGCCTTATCTACTGGCGATCACGCATCAAACGCCGAAAATTCGAGCAATACGAGAAGCAAGCGGAAGAAAAGGATTTTTTTACTGTTCTCGAGTACGGAGCGAAGTTTAAGGTGAATCTTCAAGACTACCTGGATACTGGGTTGTTTCTTGATCATCGGGAAACCCGGCAGATGGCAGCGTCTCTTTCAAAAGGAAAGCGGTTATTAAACTTGTTTTCCTATACAAGTTCCTTTAGCGTCCACGCCGCTCTTGCGGGAGCCGCTTTCACCAAAAGTGTCGACCTCTCAAATACTTACACTGAATGGAGTAAAAATAATTTTATTTTAAACGATATCGCTGCAAAAAATCATCCAATCGTGCGCGCTGACTGTCTAAAGTTTTTGGAAGAAGAGGTGCGCTCCAACAATCGATATGATGTCATTGTCATCGATCCTCCGACCATTTCCCGTTCGAAAAAAATGGGAAAAATGTTCGATGTCCAAAAAGACTATACCTTCCTGATGACAATGGGGTTAAAACTCCTTTCAAAAGAAGGAGTTATCCTGTTCAGCACCAACTCACGCAAGTTTCTCTTTGATTCTTCACTTTTTCCCCACTGCTTCATTCAGGAAATTTCACACAAAACAATTCCTCTTGATTTTCACCAAAAAAAAATTCATCGCTGCTGGAAACTATCTACCTCCTGCATTTAA